In the Clavelina lepadiformis chromosome 8, kaClaLepa1.1, whole genome shotgun sequence genome, one interval contains:
- the LOC143468814 gene encoding cGMP-dependent protein kinase 1-like isoform X1 yields MPFIKLKGNKPIAPVQGTYTDGTIKTLEKDISNLKKQLENAEIDHNKTKQSLEDLKNEQRKLEKKLIEKNKKIAQMQEILSSIGQSEKFDAQAPEARKKKRRKAVDGGRVQVVVDAKKTPKSPEQIILFKQAIKSNEILGNLTDEQMNEMIAYMKRSFPPNGVYVKEGTKGDRLYILETGEVEVTKENKFIRTMKSGSVFGELALMYNCKRTATVTAKGATKVWMLERNIFQMVMMNTTRSIRAEIAKALKKVPLLQNMSKGKLLKIIDALEEEKFHERDYIIRQGEDGDTFYIVMEGEVDVTTRDRNGAETYKRTLGKGDYFGEAALLNDSGKRGANVVVKSSVVKCMILEKKPFLSLIGSLAEITYDLPQHLNNNKASTASTTSTRRSADLQQMSKISILDLPTRPSRPSLVSTSLKDLEKIGTLGVGGFGRVDLVKLKTQDHRTFALKRMKKAYIVETKQQDHIISEKIILRDTNNPFIIQLYQTFKDKKFVYMLMEACLGGELWTKLRDDRYFGEKQAKFYTACVVEAIEYLHVHGIVFRDLKPENLLLDKKGYVKLVDFGFAKRLYYGEKTWTFCGTPDYVPPELILNKGHDYAVDYWALGILIFEMLTGNPPFSSSEPMQVYKKALNGIDGIHWPGKIAKHPKNLIRRLCRENPSERLGNLRDGINEIKKHGWFAGFAWTELRNHSLEAPYIPNITSIKDLQNFDHFDSDNEEVEEELSGWDKDF; encoded by the exons ATGCCGTTTATAAAGTTAAAAGGAAATAAGCCTATCGCACCTGTGCAAGGCACTTATACAGACGGAACTATTAAGACACTGGAAAAggatatttcaaatttaaaaaaacaattggaAAACGCAGAAATTGATCACAACAAAACTAAGCAAAGCCTTGAG gatttgaaaaatgaacaacgcaaactggaaaaaaaattgattgaaaaaaacaaaaaaattgctcAGATGCAAGAGATCCTATCGTCGATTGGGCAATCAGAG AAATTTGACGCGCAGGCTCCGGAAGCGCGcaaaaagaaaagaagaaaagcGGTTGATGGTGGAAGAGTTCAAGTTGTGGTGGATGCAAAGAAAACACCCAAATCCCCAgaacaaataattttgtttaaacaa GCAATTAAGAGCAATGAAATTCTTGGAAATTTGACTGACGAGCAAATGAACGAAATGATTGCTTACATGAAAAGAAGTTTTCCACCAAATGGCGTCTATGTTAAAGAAGGGACAAAAGGAGACAGATTGTATATTTTAGAAACTGGAGAAGTGGAAGTTACAAAG gaaaataaatttattcgGACCATGAAATCTGGAAGTGTTTTTGGTGAACTCGCTCTGatgtataattgtaaaagaacAGCGACTGTTACCGCCAAGGGAGCCACAAAAGTATGGATGCtggaaagaaatatttttcaaatggtTATGATGAACACCACAAGATCAATACGTGCAGAGATAGCCAAA GCTCTGAAAAAAGTTCCACTGTTACAAAACATGAGCAAAGGAAAATTATTAAAGATCATTGACGCACTAGAAGAAGAAAAGTTCCACGAACGCGATTACATTATTCGACAAGGTGAAGACGGTGATACCTTCTACATCGTAATGGAAGGAGAAGTTGATGTCACTACCCGTGATCGGAATGGTGCTGAAACATACAAAAGAACACTGGGAAAAGGAGATTACTTTGGCGAGGCCGCGTTACTGAATGACAGCGGAAAGCGCGGGGCCAATGTTGTTGTCAAATCTAGTGTTGTGAAGTGCATGATTCTAGAGAAAAagccttttctttctttaattGGCAGTCTAGCCGAGATAACATATGATCTTCCTCAGCACCTTAACAATAATAAAGCATCAACTGCATCTACCACATCTACACGACGGTCAGCAGACCTTCAACAGATGTCAAAAATAAGCATCCTTGATCTTCCCACACGTCCTTCGCGTCCTTCGCTGGTCAGCACCTCGTTAAAAGATCTCGAAAAGATTGGTACACTTGGCGTTGGTGGTTTTGGCAGAGTTGATCTGGTTAAATTGAAAACTCAAGACCATCGTACATTTGCTCTCAAACGAATGAAAAAG GCCTACATTGtcgaaacaaaacaacaagatCACATCATATCGGAAAAGATCATCTTGAGGGATACTAATAACCCTTTCATTAttcaactttatcaaacatttaAGGATAAGAA ATTTGTTTACATGCTAATGGAAGCATGTCTTGGTGGAGAGCTATGGACAAAATTAAGGGATGATCGCTACTTTGGCGAAAAacaggcaaaattttatacagcCTGCGTTGTAGAAGCAATTGAATATCTCCACGTCCATGGAATTGTTTTCAGGGATTTAAAA CCCGAGAATTTACTGTTGGATAAAAAGGGCTATGTAAAGCTTGTTGACTTTGGTTTTGCCAAACGCTTATATTATGGAGAAAAGACGTGGACATTTTGTGGAACTCCAGACTATGTTCCACCAGAATTAATCTTGAATAAG GGGCACGACTATGCTGTGGATTACTGGGCTTTAGGTATActcatttttgaaatgttaacTGGCAACCCACCATTTAGTTCAAGCGAACCTATGCAAGTTTACAAAAAGGCACTAAATGGAATTGATGGCATACATTGGCCG GGAAAGATAGCCAAGCATCCAAAAAATCTGATTCGACGTTTGTGTCGAGAAAATCCTTCGGAAAGGCTTGGAAACCTACGAGACGGCATTAATGAGATCAAAAAGCACGGCTGGTTTGCG GGATTCGCTTGGACGGAACTAAGAAATCACTCACTTGAAGCTCCGTATATACCAAACATAACAAGCATCAAAGACCTACAGAATTTTGATCACTTCGATTCCGATAACGAGGAAGTTGAAGAAGAATTATCTGGATGGGATAAAGACTTCTGA
- the LOC143468814 gene encoding cGMP-dependent protein kinase 1-like isoform X2 translates to MPFIKLKGNKPIAPVQGTYTDGTIKTLEKDISNLKKQLENAEIDHNKTKQSLEDLKNEQRKLEKKLIEKNKKIAQMQEILSSIGQSEKFDAQAPEARKKKRRKAVDGGRVQVVVDAKKTPKSPEQIILFKQAIKSNEILGNLTDEQMNEMIAYMKRSFPPNGVYVKEGTKGDRLYILETGEVEVTKENKFIRTMKSGSVFGELALMYNCKRTATVTAKGATKVWMLERNIFQMVMMNTTRSIRAEIAKALKKVPLLQNMSKGKLLKIIDALEEEKFHERDYIIRQGEDGDTFYIVMEGEVDVTTRDRNGAETYKRTLGKGDYFGEAALLNDSGKRGANVVVKSSVVKCMILEKKPFLSLIGSLAEITYDLPQHLNNNKASTASTTSTRRSADLQQMSKISILDLPTRPSRPSLVSTSLKDLEKIGTLGVGGFGRVDLVKLKTQDHRTFALKRMKKAYIVETKQQDHIISEKIILRDTNNPFIIQLYQTFKDKKFVYMLMEACLGGELWTKLRDDRYFGEKQAKFYTACVVEAIEYLHVHGIVFRDLKPENLLLDKKGYVKLVDFGFAKRLYYGEKTWTFCGTPDYVPPELILNKGHDYAVDYWALGILIFEMLTGNPPFSSSEPMQVYKKALNGIDGIHWPIFYNNKKIVKKSKHKHFQRVEIHLLRFLYQIASVGRCRSVHIA, encoded by the exons ATGCCGTTTATAAAGTTAAAAGGAAATAAGCCTATCGCACCTGTGCAAGGCACTTATACAGACGGAACTATTAAGACACTGGAAAAggatatttcaaatttaaaaaaacaattggaAAACGCAGAAATTGATCACAACAAAACTAAGCAAAGCCTTGAG gatttgaaaaatgaacaacgcaaactggaaaaaaaattgattgaaaaaaacaaaaaaattgctcAGATGCAAGAGATCCTATCGTCGATTGGGCAATCAGAG AAATTTGACGCGCAGGCTCCGGAAGCGCGcaaaaagaaaagaagaaaagcGGTTGATGGTGGAAGAGTTCAAGTTGTGGTGGATGCAAAGAAAACACCCAAATCCCCAgaacaaataattttgtttaaacaa GCAATTAAGAGCAATGAAATTCTTGGAAATTTGACTGACGAGCAAATGAACGAAATGATTGCTTACATGAAAAGAAGTTTTCCACCAAATGGCGTCTATGTTAAAGAAGGGACAAAAGGAGACAGATTGTATATTTTAGAAACTGGAGAAGTGGAAGTTACAAAG gaaaataaatttattcgGACCATGAAATCTGGAAGTGTTTTTGGTGAACTCGCTCTGatgtataattgtaaaagaacAGCGACTGTTACCGCCAAGGGAGCCACAAAAGTATGGATGCtggaaagaaatatttttcaaatggtTATGATGAACACCACAAGATCAATACGTGCAGAGATAGCCAAA GCTCTGAAAAAAGTTCCACTGTTACAAAACATGAGCAAAGGAAAATTATTAAAGATCATTGACGCACTAGAAGAAGAAAAGTTCCACGAACGCGATTACATTATTCGACAAGGTGAAGACGGTGATACCTTCTACATCGTAATGGAAGGAGAAGTTGATGTCACTACCCGTGATCGGAATGGTGCTGAAACATACAAAAGAACACTGGGAAAAGGAGATTACTTTGGCGAGGCCGCGTTACTGAATGACAGCGGAAAGCGCGGGGCCAATGTTGTTGTCAAATCTAGTGTTGTGAAGTGCATGATTCTAGAGAAAAagccttttctttctttaattGGCAGTCTAGCCGAGATAACATATGATCTTCCTCAGCACCTTAACAATAATAAAGCATCAACTGCATCTACCACATCTACACGACGGTCAGCAGACCTTCAACAGATGTCAAAAATAAGCATCCTTGATCTTCCCACACGTCCTTCGCGTCCTTCGCTGGTCAGCACCTCGTTAAAAGATCTCGAAAAGATTGGTACACTTGGCGTTGGTGGTTTTGGCAGAGTTGATCTGGTTAAATTGAAAACTCAAGACCATCGTACATTTGCTCTCAAACGAATGAAAAAG GCCTACATTGtcgaaacaaaacaacaagatCACATCATATCGGAAAAGATCATCTTGAGGGATACTAATAACCCTTTCATTAttcaactttatcaaacatttaAGGATAAGAA ATTTGTTTACATGCTAATGGAAGCATGTCTTGGTGGAGAGCTATGGACAAAATTAAGGGATGATCGCTACTTTGGCGAAAAacaggcaaaattttatacagcCTGCGTTGTAGAAGCAATTGAATATCTCCACGTCCATGGAATTGTTTTCAGGGATTTAAAA CCCGAGAATTTACTGTTGGATAAAAAGGGCTATGTAAAGCTTGTTGACTTTGGTTTTGCCAAACGCTTATATTATGGAGAAAAGACGTGGACATTTTGTGGAACTCCAGACTATGTTCCACCAGAATTAATCTTGAATAAG GGGCACGACTATGCTGTGGATTACTGGGCTTTAGGTATActcatttttgaaatgttaacTGGCAACCCACCATTTAGTTCAAGCGAACCTATGCAAGTTTACAAAAAGGCACTAAATGGAATTGATGGCATACATTGGCCG ATTTTTTACAACAACaagaaaattgtcaaaaaatCCAAACACAAGCATTTTCAAAGAGTTGAAATACATCTCCTTCGTTTTCTTTACCAAATTGCATCTGTGGGGCGTTGTAGAAGTGTACATAtagcataa